AAATTCAGCTGCGACCCCGGCAGCCGGAAGGCCGGACGCGCGGCCCGCTCCAGACGCAGGCTGGAAAAGCAGATGCGCATGTAGCGCCAAATGGCAACGGCCAGATCGCGGGGCCGCAGCAGCTCCTCCAGATAGTGGAAGCTGCAGCCGTCCGCGCCGTTCTGCCGAAAACGGTCGCGCAGAGCCAGACATTGGTCCAGGCTGAGCTGCGGCGCGGGAAAACGGATGAACAGCCAGCGCACAAAATGCCTGCCCTCGGCTTGGGCGGTGGCGTTGAGGGCGTCGTGCAGGCTCTCCCAATAGCGGGAGCGGAAGCGTCCCTGCCGGGCCGCGTCCATATCCACGTTGGGGAAGTAAGTAGCGATGGTGGCGGTTTGTCCGGTTGTGGGCGACAGCGGGCAGGCAGGCAAGCGCCGCCGCACGGTCCACCACCAGTGGGCGTAGCGGGCCAGGGCGCGCACAGGCGCCGGGCAGGCCGCGTAACAGCGCTGCAGCAGGCTTTGCCGCACCGGAAGGGCGGCGTCCGTATCCGGCCCCACGGCGGCAAAGGTGCGGCCTCCGGCACGACAAAAGGCTTCCAGTACGCGGCGTAGGCGCGCATCGCCGCCGTTCAGACGCAGGGACGTGACGCCCTTGGCGTCCATAAAGCGTTCCAGAGCGCGCAGTTTGTAAACTTCGTAGAGACCCGGCGTCATCTTGGGATGGCGTTCGTAAAGCAGGGAGCACCACCACAGGGACAGAGACGCTCCACCGGTAAGGCGATCCTGCAGTTCGCGCCCTCCTGCGTCCAGCCGACCCAGCTCATAGGCCCAAGCCGCGTGTTCCGCGCGGATGTCCGCAAGCTCCCGCCGCAGCAAGGCAGGCAGAGAGTACTCACCCTCCGGGGCCTCCCAACCCTCCCAATGGAGCACCAGGCGTTCCGGCCCGCAGTCCGTGCAGCAATCCCGTCCGCAGGGCTGCGGACGGGGCACCGCCACCGCCGCCACTACCAGTTCCAGTTCCATAGCCGCACCTCAATGGTCCGTTGCGGGGGCTGCGTCGCAGGCCCGACCCGCGTCGGCGTCGTTGCAGGCCGCCCAGATGGAAAGGCCGTAGGGCGGGCGCAGCACGCCTTTTTCTGTGATGATGCCCGTAATAAACGCGGCCGGGGTCACGTCAAAGGCAAAATTGTATACGGGTACGCCCTCTGGACACAGGCGGGTCGGGCCCATCTGGGTCACTTCCTCGGCCGGACGCTCTTCAATGGGGATGGCCGCGCCCGTAGGCGTGGCCGGATCAATGGTGGAAAGAGGCGCGGCCACATAAAAAGGGACGCCGAAGTGCCGGGCCAGCAGAGCCACACCCAGGGTGCCGATCTTGTTGGCCGTATCGCCGTTGGCGGCAATGCGGTCCGCGCCCACCACCACGCGCTGCACCAGCCCCTTGCTCATGAGCAGGGCGCAGGCATTGTCACAGGCCACAGTCACGGGGATGTCGTCCTTGTGCAGCTCCCAGGCGGTAAGCCGCGCGCCCTGCAGAAAAGGCCGTGTTTCGTCGGCGATGACCCGGATGCGCTTGCCGGACTCCACAGCGGCGCGCACCACGCCCAGAGCCGTGCCGTAGCCCGCTGTGGCCAGCGCCCCGGCATTGCAGTGGGTCAGCACGGTGTCGCCGTCCTCCAGCAGAGCCGCGCCGTGGTGGCCCAGGGCCCGACAGGCGGCCACGTCCTCTTCCTGCATGCGCCTGGCCTCTTCCATAAAGGCCGCCAGCAGGGCTTCCCGTCCCGTTTCCGGCCCCAGCCGCCGCCACAGGGCGCGCAGGCGCTCCACAGCCCAGCGCAGATTCACGGCCGTGGGTCTGGCCTGGGCCAGGGCTTCCAGGGCCGCGTCCAGCCGGGCGGGCCAGTCTGCGCCAGGCGGCAGGCCGTGCAGGGCCAGCACGCAGCCCCAGGCCGCGGTAACGCCGATGGCCGGCGCACCGCGCACCACCATACGGCGCAGAGCTTCGGCTACTTCCTGAGGCGTACGGCAGAGAACGTAGTCCTCCGCTGTCGGCAGCAGACGCTGGTCCAGCAGGCACAGTGCCGGAATGGCGGGGTCAAAGCGGATATGTTCTTCCATACCGTCCTCCTGGCGTAGCCCAGACTACACCAAGCGGCTTCCAAAGGCAAAAGCGCCTTTACAAAACGGCGGGCCGCTGGCTATGCTGCCTGTGCCGGAAACGCGGCCGATTGCGGGGCCGCGGCCCGGGCTGACGCGCTGCCCCGGACGGGCTTCCGCATGGTGCGGAGGTCACGCCGCGGGCGTCTGACGCGCCGAACCATTCAGGAGCCAGTGACATGGAAGATTTCTCGCGGATTCGCCGTCTGCCCCCCTATGTGTTTGCGCTGGTGGGCGACCTCAAAATGCGGCTGCGGCGGCAGAACATTGATATTGTGGACTTCAGCATGGGAAATCCGGATATTCCCACGCCGCCCCACATTGTGGAAAAACTTGTCGAGGCCGCCCAAAAGCCGGTAAACCACCGTTATTCCCTTTCCCGCGGCATTCCCAATCTGCGTAAGGCCATCTGCGACCGTTACGCCCGCAATTACGGCGTGCAGCTGGACCCGGACAGTGAAGCCATTGTCACCTTGGGCTGTAAAGAAGGTCTTGCCCACCTTTCTCTGGCCATGCTGGAACCGGGCGACGTGGTGCTGGCTCCCGACCCCACCTACCCCATCCACAAATACGCCTCGGTCATCGCCGGGGCGGACGTGCGCAGCGTGCCCATCGGCCACGGCCGCGATTTTTTTGAGGATCTGGAAACAGCCACCCGCCAGGCCTGGCCCAAGCCCAAGGTGCTCTTTCTCTGCTACCCGCATAACCCCACCACAGAAGTGACCGACCTGGAATTTTTCCAGAAGATTGCGGATTTTGCCAAAGAGAACAATATTTGGGTGGTGCACGATCTGGCCTACGCCGACCTGGTCTTTGACGGCTACAAGGCCCCCAGCTTTTTGCAGGCCAAGGGAGCCAAGGACGTGGGCGTGGAGTTTTACTCCATGTCCAAAAGCTATTCCATGCCCGGCTGGCGCGTGGGCTTCTGCGTGGGCAACCAGCACCTGATCCACTCTCTGGCGCGCATCAAGAGCTACCTTGACTACGGCATGTTCCAGCCCATCCAGATCGCCGCCACCGTAGCCCTCAACGGCCCGCAGGACTGCGTGCAGCACATCTGCGACGTGTACAAAGAACGGCGCGACTGGCTCATTGACGGGCTGAACCGCATCGGCTGGCAGACGCCTTCGCCGCGGGCCACCATGTTTGTCTGGGCGCACATCCCCGAACCCTTCCGCAAACTGGGCTCAGTGGAATTTTCCAAGCTGCTGTTACAGGAGGCCCATGTGGCCGTTTCACCGGGCCTGGGTTTCGGCTCCTACGGCGACGAATACGTACGCTTTGCCCTTATCGAAAACGACCAGCGTACCCGACAGGCCATGAGCAGCATGCGGCGTCTGCTTTCCGGCGTGGGCGACTAGCCCCAACCCTTTGGGCCGGACGTCCGGCGGCGGCAACGGAGCAACTATGACCAAGAACAGTGACAAACCCCTGGTGGCGGCACTGGCCGGCTACGGCACCGTGGGCGGCGGCCTGGTACGGCTGCTGCAGGAAAATGCGGAGATCATCCGCCACCGCACGGGGCGCGACATCATCCTCAAAAAAGTGCTGGTACGCGACGCCGCCAAGGCGCGCAGCGTGCCCCTGCCGCCGGACGCCGTCCTTACCACCGACCCGCGCGAACTCACGGACGACCCGGAAATCGACGTGCTGGTGGAGCTTATGGGCGGCATCGACCACGCCCGCGCCCTTATTGACCGCGCCTTGGACCAAGGTAAGCACATCGTCACGGCCAACAAAGCCCTGCTGGCCGAAGAAGGCCTGGCCCTTTTTCAGAAAGCCGACCGCAAAAAGCGCGTGCTGCGCTATGAGGCCAGCGTGGCAGGGGCCATCCCCATTGTAGAGACGCTCAAGGAAAGCCTGGCAGGCAACCGGGTGCTTTCGCTCATGGGCATTCTCAACGGCACCAGCAACTACATCCTCTCGGCCATGACCTCCGACGGGGTGGATTTTGACCTGGCCCTCAAGCAGGCCCAGGAACTGGGCTATGCCGAGGCCGACCCGACCCTGGACATCGACGGGCACGACGCGGCCCACAAGCTCATTCTGCTCATCCGTCTGGCCTTCGGTGCGCACTATCCGTATACGGCCCTCTCTGTGCGTGGCATCCGGGGGCTTTCCAGCATGGACATCCGCCTGGCGCGGGAATTCGGCTACCGCATCAAGCTCATCGGCCAGGCGCGCGAAGCCCTCCGTCCGGAGGGCGAGGAAGGCCCGGTGCGTCTGGAGGCCGGGGTCTTTCCCGCCCTGGTCTATCACAAGTATCTGCTGGCCAGGGTGGGCGGCGTGTACAACGCCATCCGTGTAGAAGGCAACGCCTCCGGCCCCCTCTTCTTCCATGGGCGCGGCGCGGGCGACCTGCCCACGGCCGGGGCCGTGCTGGCCGACCTCATGGCCGTGGCCAGAGAAGAACGCCCCAACAACACGGGCTTTGCCGGCAAGGAACTGCCCAAGGCCGCCATTGTGCCGCCGGAAGAATGGCGATCCTGCTACTATGTGCGCGTTATGGTAGAGGATACGCCCGGCGTGCTGCGCGATCTTTCGGGCTGCATGGCCGCCGAGGGCATCAGCCTGGCCCAGGTCATCCAGAAGTCTGACGAAGGCCACGGCGTGCCCCTGGTCTTCATGACCCATGAAACCACGGCCAAGGCCATGAGCGACGCCCTGCAGCGCACCATGGACGCCGGACTGCTGCGCGAGCCCGCCGTGTACTTCCGCGTGCTGGGCGGCGCGTAGCCACGCCCCCCGGAGACCGCCGTGTTCACCCTGGAATGCGCCACCCACAGCCGCTGCGAAATGCGCGACATCACCGCCGAGGTCCGTTCTTTTGTGCGGCGCATGGCCGTAGAGCGCGGCTGGCGCTACGGCGCGCTGACCCTCTTTTGCCCGCACACCACCTGCGGCCTGACCCTCAATGAAGGGGCGGACCCGGACGTGCGCCGCGACATGCTGGCCTTTTTCAGCCGCCTGGCGCCCGAAGCGGGAGACTACCGCCACGCCGAAGGCAACAGCGACGCCCACATCAAAACCACGCTGCACGGATCTTCACTGCTTTTGCTGGTGGAGGAAGGCGAACTCTGCCTGGGCACATGGCAGGCCGTTTATCTGTGCGAAGGCGACGGCCCGCGCCGCCGCAACCTCTGGCTGCAATGGTTGCCGGGGGCACGGGAGTAACCGCGCATGCCTCACGAAACAGTCCTTATCCTCACGCTGGCCGGCGGCCTGAGCGCCGCCCTGGTTCTGGGCATTATCACCCAGAAACTGCGCCTTTCCCCCCTGGTAGGCTATCTGCTGGCGGGTGTGCTGGTGGGGCCGTACTCGCCGGGCTTTGTGGCCGACGCGGCCACGGCTGCCCAGTTTGCTGAACTCGGCATAATCCTGCTCATGTTCGGCGTGGGCCTGCACTTTCACCTGCAGGATCTGCTGGCCGTAGGGGCCATTGCCGTGAGCGGCGCGATTATCCAGATCTCCGCCGCCACCCTTGCCAGCATGATCATTCTGCACTTTTTCGGCTTTTCCCTGCTGGCGGGCGCGGTGTTCGGCATGGCCATTTCTGTAGCCAGCACTGTGGTGCTTACCCGCGTCCTGGCCGACAACCACGTCCTGCACACCCACACCGGCCATGTGGCCCTGGGCTGGCTGGTGGTGGAGGACATCTTCACCATTCTTCTGCTGGTGCTGCTGCCCGCCGTGTTTGCCCCCGGCGGAGAGTTCTGGAGCGCCCTGGGGCTCACCCTGCTCAAACTGGGCGCCCTTACCCTGTTTACCCTGGTGGTGGGGCAAAAGCTCATCCCGCTTTTTCTGGGCTATGTGGCCCGCACAGGCACGCGCGACCTCTTTACCCTGACGGTCATTGCCCTGGCCCTGGGCATTGCCGTGGCCGCCGCCCACTTTTTTGACGCCAGCATGGCCCTGGGGGCGTTTCTTGCCGGTATGGTGGTGGGACAATCCGAATTCAGCGCCCGCGCCGCCGCCGAGGCTTTGCCCCTGCGCGACGCCTTTGCCGTGCTTTTCTTTGTTTCCGTGGGCATGCTTTTCAATCCGGCGGCTTTGCTGACGGACTGGCCCCTGATGCTGGCCACGCTTTTCATCATTTTGGTGGTCAAACCCCTTGGGGCCTTCATCACCACCAAGCTCTTCCGCAAGCCCCTGCGACTGTGTCTGGCCGTTTCGGCCTCACTTTCGCAGATCGGGGAATTTTCCTTCATCCTTGCCGGGCTGGGCATCAGCCTGGGGCTCTTTGATGAACGGGTCAACAACGCCATTATCCCGGCGGCCATGATCTCCATTACCCTCAACCCCATTATCTACCGCCGCCTGGAAGCCCTGGCCCGCTGGCTGGAATGCCGCCAACCGGGAAAAATCGCCCACAACGAACCCTGCCCAACCCTGCAGCACGAAGACGACGCCTCCCCCGTGGTGGTAGTGGGCTACGGCCCCGTGGGCCGCAGCTGCTGCCGCATCCTGCGGGACAGCGGCGTCCCGGTCATGGTTGTTGAGATGAATATCGACACCGTCCTCCACCTGCGCGACAAGGGACGGCCCGTAGTGCACGGTGATGCCCAGCAGGCTCAGGTGCTGCGCGAAGCCGGCCTGGAAAAGGCCGAAGCCCTGCTGCTCACCTCCACCAGCATACCGGCCAGGGAAGTGACCTCCATTGCCCGTGCCGTCAACCCGGACATACGCATTCTGGCCCATACGGCCTATGTGGGCGAAACCAGCGCACTAAAGGAGCTGGGCGTTACTGCCGTGTTCAGCGGCGAACGCGAGGTGGCCCTGGCCATGTCTGAATTTTTGCTGCGCTCTCAGGGCGCGCCCGAAGTCTATGTCCAGTCGGAACTGGAGCGCGTGCGGGAAAAACTGGCCTGAGGCGGCGCCAACGCGCATCAGCCCCTCCCCCGAACCATTTCCGCAGACCCCGACGCGCACCGTCCGGCGTCTGCCCTTGCCTCCTGCCGCACGGACCAGCCTATGATTCTGCATCTGGACATGGACGCCTTTTTCGCTTCCGTGGAGCAAAGGGACAATCCAGAGCTGCGCGGCCGCCCCGTCATTGTGGGCGGCGGCCAACGGGGCGTGGTTTCCACCTGCTCCTATGAGGCGCGGGCCTTTGGCGTGCGCTCCGCCATGCCCATGGGCACGGCCCGACGGCTCTGCCCCCAGGCTGTGGTTTTGCGTGGCCGACACAGCCGCTACGCCGAAGTTTCCCACACCGTCATGGCGGCCCTGGGCGAATTTTCCCCCCTGGTGGAACAGGCCAGCGTGGACGAGGCCTATATGGACGCCACCGGCCTGGAACGCCTGTTCGGCCCCCTGGAAGAACTCATCGCCCGCATGAAGGCCCGCGTCACCGCCGTCACCGGCGGGCTCACCTGCTCTGTGGGCGCGGCCCCGGTCAAATTCCTGGCCAAAATCTGCTCGGACATCAACAAACCCAACGGCGTCTGCATCCTCCACCCCGAAGAGGTGGACGCCTTTCTGGAAAACCTGCCCGTGGAAAAGCTCCCTGGCGTGGGCCAGCGCGGCGTGCAGCACCTGCACGGCCTGGGCATCCGCAGCGTGGGCCAGCTGCGCCGCTTCGGCCCGGATTTTCTGGAACGCCGCTTCGGCCAGTGGGGCCGCGTGCTGGGCGAACGCGCCCAGGGCCGCGACCCACGTCCTGTGGAACCCGTACGCGCGGCCAAAAGCGAAAGCGCGGAATGCACCTTTGCCCAAGATACCCGCGACCGCGAGCAACTGCGCCGCGCCCTGCTGGCCCACGCCGAGCGCGTGGGGGCCTCCCTGCGCCGCCACCATTGCAAGGGCCGCACCATTACCCTGAAGGTCAAATTCGCGGATTTTCGCCAGCTCACCCGCTCCCGCACGCTGCCTGAACCCGTCAACGCCACGGAAACCATCTTCACCGTGGGCGCGGCCCTGCTCCAGGCCCTGCCCTTGCCCCAACCCGTGCGCCTGGTGGGCCTGGGCGTCTCCGGCTTCGACCAGTCCCCCGCCGCACAGCTGGCCCTGCCCGGACTGACCGCCCCCACGCCCGGCGGCGTGGACCCCGCCCTGGAAGCCCGCCGCGAACGCCTGGACGCCGCCCTGGACTGCCTGCGCCATAAATTCGGCACCCAGGCCGTCCAACGCGGCCGCCTGTTCCACCCCCGCGCGCTCACGGATGAAGAGGAGAGGTAATTTTTTGTGGGGGGAAGGGAACTTTTGTGAACAAAAGTTCCCTTCCCCCCACACCCCCCATCCTTCAAAAAACTTTTTCTTCCCACAGAACCGCGTGGGGCATACCCAGACCGAGGAAACGGATTGGCCGCTTCTGTCTTCGCGGTCGGCGTCCCTGCGGGGCTTCTTCAAAACCGCGCTTCTGTAGAGTCCCGCCCCCAAAGACAGCCCTCCTGCACAGGCCGCCGCAAAAGAAAAATTTTTTGTGGAGAAAGGGAGAAAACCGCCCTGAACATCCTGACCTGCCGCCACATGCCCACTGCCTTTCTCAGGATGTTGCGTAGAGCATACCTGCCGCCACATGCCACTACCTTTCTCAGGATGTTGCGTAGGGCATAACCTGCCGCCACATGCCCACTGCCTTTCTCAGGATGTTGAGCGCGGCATAAAGGGGGGTGGTCGCACAGCGGCACACCCCAGCCGCGCCGAACATGGTCACGCGGACGCCCAACCAACAGAGGGCAAAAAATGACGGCAAACGCGATGAAGACCTGGAGGATACAAAAGCTGCGAAGCACGGGACAACGT
The genomic region above belongs to Desulfovibrio legallii and contains:
- the mtnA gene encoding S-methyl-5-thioribose-1-phosphate isomerase; its protein translation is MEEHIRFDPAIPALCLLDQRLLPTAEDYVLCRTPQEVAEALRRMVVRGAPAIGVTAAWGCVLALHGLPPGADWPARLDAALEALAQARPTAVNLRWAVERLRALWRRLGPETGREALLAAFMEEARRMQEEDVAACRALGHHGAALLEDGDTVLTHCNAGALATAGYGTALGVVRAAVESGKRIRVIADETRPFLQGARLTAWELHKDDIPVTVACDNACALLMSKGLVQRVVVGADRIAANGDTANKIGTLGVALLARHFGVPFYVAAPLSTIDPATPTGAAIPIEERPAEEVTQMGPTRLCPEGVPVYNFAFDVTPAAFITGIITEKGVLRPPYGLSIWAACNDADAGRACDAAPATDH
- a CDS encoding aminotransferase class I/II-fold pyridoxal phosphate-dependent enzyme, whose product is MEDFSRIRRLPPYVFALVGDLKMRLRRQNIDIVDFSMGNPDIPTPPHIVEKLVEAAQKPVNHRYSLSRGIPNLRKAICDRYARNYGVQLDPDSEAIVTLGCKEGLAHLSLAMLEPGDVVLAPDPTYPIHKYASVIAGADVRSVPIGHGRDFFEDLETATRQAWPKPKVLFLCYPHNPTTEVTDLEFFQKIADFAKENNIWVVHDLAYADLVFDGYKAPSFLQAKGAKDVGVEFYSMSKSYSMPGWRVGFCVGNQHLIHSLARIKSYLDYGMFQPIQIAATVALNGPQDCVQHICDVYKERRDWLIDGLNRIGWQTPSPRATMFVWAHIPEPFRKLGSVEFSKLLLQEAHVAVSPGLGFGSYGDEYVRFALIENDQRTRQAMSSMRRLLSGVGD
- a CDS encoding homoserine dehydrogenase; translated protein: MTKNSDKPLVAALAGYGTVGGGLVRLLQENAEIIRHRTGRDIILKKVLVRDAAKARSVPLPPDAVLTTDPRELTDDPEIDVLVELMGGIDHARALIDRALDQGKHIVTANKALLAEEGLALFQKADRKKRVLRYEASVAGAIPIVETLKESLAGNRVLSLMGILNGTSNYILSAMTSDGVDFDLALKQAQELGYAEADPTLDIDGHDAAHKLILLIRLAFGAHYPYTALSVRGIRGLSSMDIRLAREFGYRIKLIGQAREALRPEGEEGPVRLEAGVFPALVYHKYLLARVGGVYNAIRVEGNASGPLFFHGRGAGDLPTAGAVLADLMAVAREERPNNTGFAGKELPKAAIVPPEEWRSCYYVRVMVEDTPGVLRDLSGCMAAEGISLAQVIQKSDEGHGVPLVFMTHETTAKAMSDALQRTMDAGLLREPAVYFRVLGGA
- a CDS encoding secondary thiamine-phosphate synthase enzyme YjbQ, with protein sequence MFTLECATHSRCEMRDITAEVRSFVRRMAVERGWRYGALTLFCPHTTCGLTLNEGADPDVRRDMLAFFSRLAPEAGDYRHAEGNSDAHIKTTLHGSSLLLLVEEGELCLGTWQAVYLCEGDGPRRRNLWLQWLPGARE
- a CDS encoding cation:proton antiporter; the encoded protein is MPHETVLILTLAGGLSAALVLGIITQKLRLSPLVGYLLAGVLVGPYSPGFVADAATAAQFAELGIILLMFGVGLHFHLQDLLAVGAIAVSGAIIQISAATLASMIILHFFGFSLLAGAVFGMAISVASTVVLTRVLADNHVLHTHTGHVALGWLVVEDIFTILLLVLLPAVFAPGGEFWSALGLTLLKLGALTLFTLVVGQKLIPLFLGYVARTGTRDLFTLTVIALALGIAVAAAHFFDASMALGAFLAGMVVGQSEFSARAAAEALPLRDAFAVLFFVSVGMLFNPAALLTDWPLMLATLFIILVVKPLGAFITTKLFRKPLRLCLAVSASLSQIGEFSFILAGLGISLGLFDERVNNAIIPAAMISITLNPIIYRRLEALARWLECRQPGKIAHNEPCPTLQHEDDASPVVVVGYGPVGRSCCRILRDSGVPVMVVEMNIDTVLHLRDKGRPVVHGDAQQAQVLREAGLEKAEALLLTSTSIPAREVTSIARAVNPDIRILAHTAYVGETSALKELGVTAVFSGEREVALAMSEFLLRSQGAPEVYVQSELERVREKLA
- a CDS encoding DNA polymerase IV, which encodes MILHLDMDAFFASVEQRDNPELRGRPVIVGGGQRGVVSTCSYEARAFGVRSAMPMGTARRLCPQAVVLRGRHSRYAEVSHTVMAALGEFSPLVEQASVDEAYMDATGLERLFGPLEELIARMKARVTAVTGGLTCSVGAAPVKFLAKICSDINKPNGVCILHPEEVDAFLENLPVEKLPGVGQRGVQHLHGLGIRSVGQLRRFGPDFLERRFGQWGRVLGERAQGRDPRPVEPVRAAKSESAECTFAQDTRDREQLRRALLAHAERVGASLRRHHCKGRTITLKVKFADFRQLTRSRTLPEPVNATETIFTVGAALLQALPLPQPVRLVGLGVSGFDQSPAAQLALPGLTAPTPGGVDPALEARRERLDAALDCLRHKFGTQAVQRGRLFHPRALTDEEER